ATGCGCTCTTTTTCGGGGCTGTTTATCGTGGTGGCCACGGCGCCCCTGGGGCTCGTGGGAGCGGTAGCCGCCATGGTGCTGTTCGACCAGCCCTTCGGGATCAATGCCCTGCTCGGGCTGATCGGCCTGTCCGGCATTCTCATGCGCAACACGATGATCCTCACCCAGCAGGTGCAGGACAATCTGGAGGCAGGGCTGGAGGCGGCCACCGCGGTGATCGAGGCGGCGGTGCAGCGCGCCAGGCCGGTAGTGTTGACCGCGCTGGCCGCGGTATTCGCCTTTGTGCCCCTGACCCTGGACAGCTTCTGGGGGCCGTTGGCCTACGTGCTGATCGGCGGCATCGCCGTGGGCACGGCGATTACCCTGTTGTTTGTGCCGGCTCTGTACGCCCTGTGGTTCCGCCTTCAGGTGCCCGAGCGCTGATGCGGGGATGGCCGCGTCCTCAGTGGCGGTATAGGCTGGCCCTTGTGCTTATCGCTACGTATAGGAAGAATAAACGCCCTTTTCACCCAAGTCCAACAGCTTTGGACCGCAGTTGACTCTTTCGACACCCCTGCGATGCAACCCAATCCGGCTGACGGGGAGCCAGCAACGCTGAAAATTTACCCTCCTCTTTCCCACTAGCGGCTCCTTTTCCGACAACCAGCACGGCGGATCCCTGCCGCGGCGCTGTGAACGCAGCATTTTGATTGGTATCGTTGGCCTTCAGGCTCGTCAGTCAAACAGACCCAGGAGCAGCTCAGCCGGTGGCGCCCGGCTTTCGGGTAACGCCCTGGTCCCGCTGGTTTCGGCTTTGTGCTTCAGGTGATCAAGGATCTGCTTGATCACTATAGGGTCTTCAATGCAGGCGATGACTTTCATGGCGCCGCCGCAGCCGCTGCAGGTCTCGATGTCGATATTGAAAACACGCTTGAGCCGTTGCGCCCATGTCATCGACGCTCGCCGTTGTGCTCATCAGCCACCCTGACCTTGTTGCCCCTGCCCCGTTTTGCCGGCGTGACCAACGCCCGGTGCCGACTGTTGGGTGCGAACACCCCGTGGAAGCGGGTTAGGTTGACTCTGGGCTTCGGTACCAGGGCGGCCAGCCTTGCAATGAAATCCAATGGTTCGAAAATGACGTGCGTGGTGCCGTCCCGGTACGGCGTCTTGAGCTGGTAGCGCACGTTGCCGCCTCGTGTTAACGACAGCCGCTTCTCGGATACCGCCGGGCGGCTGATGTACCGGCACAGCCGTTCGAGCTTCTTGCGTTCATCGGCCCTGGCCGCCACGCCGGCGTGCAGGCTGAACCCGGCTACCTTGCCAATCCCGTCACCGAACGGATCACCACTGGTCGGCAGAGTTTGCAAAGTGAACACCTTTCGCCCCGCCTGTGAACCGACAGCGATACGGTAAGTGATCGAGTGCCCCAGCAGGGGTGTCATCGGGTCGTCATCCACCGCATCCGAGGCCAGATAGCTGTTTTCGACATCCCGTTCCAGCAGGCCTTGCCGTTCCAGATAGCGACCCACCCGGTGGGCGATGGTGTGCGTCAGCTGGGTGAGCTCTGGGCTGGTCGGCGCCTTGACCCAGCGGAAACGCGCTGAGCCGTGGGATTGCTCGACATACACACCGTCGAGAAACAGCATGTGGAAGTGAACATTCAGATTGAGCGCCGATCCAAAACGCTGGATCAGGGTGACCGCGCCCGTCTTGGCCACTTGGTGGGTATGGCCCGCTTTCTTGACCAGGTGCGTGGCAATGACGCGGTAAACGATGCCCAGCACCCGCCCCATGATCTCGGGCCGGCTGGCAAACAGGAAACGCAGCTGAAACGGGAAACTCAACACCCACTGACGCATGGGTTGTTCAGGCAGTACTTCATCAACCAGCAAGGCGGCACTTTCGGCCATCCGCCGCGCCCCACAGCTCGGGCAGAAACCGCGACGCTTACAGCTGAAAGCGACCAGGTGCTCGGCGTGGCAAGACTCGCAGCGAACCCGTAGAAAGCCATGCTCCAGCCGCCCGCATTGGAGAAATTCTTCAAATTCCCGTTGCACATAGCCCGGCAATTCCTTTCCCTGCTCTGCCATAAGCGCAGCGAATGCCGGGTAATACTCGTCAACGATCTGATAGAGAAGGGTTTGCTCGGGTCGGTGGCTCTGGTAACGACCAGTATCCCGATCCCGGCTGGCCGTCCTGGCCGCCACATGAGGCATGTTCCGCGTCCTTGCAATACTGTGTTTACATACAGTCTATCGCTTAGCGGAAAGTTCTTTTACCCTCAGCCGAAATGCCTGCCGTTGCTAGACATTGCCAGCCAGTGCCCGTCACTCCCACTCAATGGTCGCTGGCGGCTTGCTCGACACATCATAGGTTACCCTTGAGACACCGCTGATTTCGTTGATAATACGGTTCGATACCGTCTCCAACAGCTCATAAGGCAGGTGCGCCCAGCGGGCAGTCATAAAGTCGATGGTTTCCACGGCGCGCAGGGCAATGACCCATTCGTAACGGCGGGCATCCCCTACCACACCTACAGATTTTACCGGGAGAAAGACGGCGAAGGCCTGGCTGGTTTTATGGTACCAGTCGGCGTTGTGCAATTCTTCGATAAAGATGGCGTCAGCTTCGCGAAGAATGTCGGCGTATTCTTTTTTCACTTCACCGAGAATTCGCACACCAAGGCCGGGACCGGGAAACGGGTGGCGGTAGACCATATCGTAGGGTAATCCCAGTTCCACACCGATCTTGCGCACTTCGTCTTTGAACAGTTCCCGCAAGGGCTCGACAAGGGACATTTTCATATCGTCCGGCAAACCGCCCACATTGTGGTGGGATTTGATGACGTGGGCCTTGCCGGTTTTTGAGGCTGCGGATTCGATCACATCCGGATAAATCGTGCCCTGGGCAAGCCAGTTAACGTCTTTAAGCTTGGTGGCCTCCTCGTCAAAAACCTCGATAAACATATTGCCGATGACTTTGCGCTTGGCCTCGGGGTCTGACACGCCTTTGAGTTTGTCGAGAAAACGCTCTTCAGCATCTGCACGAATGACTTTCACCCCCATATTGCGGGCGAACATATCCATCACCTGATCCCCTTCGTGTTTACGAAGCAGACCGTTATCGACAAAAACGCAGGTTAACTGATCGCCGATGGCCTTATGCAACAGGGCTGCGACCACGGAGGAATCGACGCCGCCGGATAGCCCCAGCAAGACCTTATCAGAGCCCACCTGTTGGCGAACCCGGTTGATCGCGTCGTCGATGATATTGGCGGGTGTCCACAGGGACTCACAGCCACAGATGTCATTGGCGAAATGCTCAAACATACGTGTGCCCTGAAGGGTGTGGGTCACCTCCGGGTGAAACTGAATGCCGTAGAACGGTTTGTCGAGGCTGCGCATTCCGGCGATAGGGCAGGATGGCGTTGAGGCGATACATTCAAAGCCCGGCGGCAACTCGACGACTTTGTCACCGTGGCTCATCCACACGTCCAGTAATGAAGCGCCGTCTCCGTGATCCACATGATCGCGAATATCACGGAAAAAATCATTTTGCCCGTGAAGCCTGACCTGAGCGTAGCCAAATTCCTGTACGTTGGAGCCCTGCACTCTACCGCCGAACTGCTCGGCCATGGTCTGCATGCCGTAGCAGATGCCGAGCACAGGCACATTTAGCTCAAAGACCAGTCCCGGGGCTCGGGGGGAACCTTCACCGCCAGTTACCGACTCCGGGCCACCGGAAAGAATAATGCCGTTGGGATCAAAGGCGCGAATATCCTCATCAGTGATGTCCCAGGCATAGATTTCACAGTAGACACCAACTTCACGAATACGGCGGGCGATAAGTTGAGTGTACTGAGAGCCAAAATCGAGAATAAGTATCTTTTGGGCGTGAATGTTTTGGCTCATTTTTTAACCTTTGATAAATCAACAGACTGTTAGTTAAACCGTCACCGAAGATGACAGGAAGAGGTGGCAAGAGCTGCAAACAAGGAATTTACCCAAGAATAAACAAGCAGTTGTAGCTCTCTTTACCAAAAGCAGGGGCCTTTTAGTCTCAAAGGACTGGCAAGGCAAACCTGTTTAGCGACCACCTACGGGATAATTAGGCGCTTCCTTGGTAATCGACACATCGTGAACATGGCTTTCACCCATACCCGCAGATGTCACTCGAACAAACTTGGGATTAGTGCGCATTTCATCGATGGTCAGACTACCGGTATAGCCCATGGATGAACGCAAGCCGCCCATCATCTGATGAATAATGGCAGAGATCGGGCCTTTGTAGGGCACCCTGCCTTCAATGCCTTCGGGCACCAGCTTCTCAACGGCGCTGGCTTCCTGAAAGTAGCGATCACTGGAGCCCTGGGTGCGGGACATGGCCCCAAGGGAACCCATACCACGATAAGCCTTGTACGTTCGACCCTGATAAAGTTCTATTTCACCGGGGGCCTCTTCGGTACCCGCAAACATCGAGCCCATCATCACCGCGTGGGCACCTGCCGCAATGGCTTTGGCAATATCGCCGGAATAGCGAATGCCACCGTCGGCAATAACCGGCACATTGGTGCCCTTGAGGGCGGCCACTGTCTCTGAAATCGCTGAAATTTGCGGCACGCCGACACCGGTAACAATGCGGGTGGTGCAGATTGAGCCGGGGCCAATACCTACTTTAACCCCGTCGGCACCTGCAGCCAC
The DNA window shown above is from Pseudomonadales bacterium and carries:
- the guaA gene encoding glutamine-hydrolyzing GMP synthase, which translates into the protein MSQNIHAQKILILDFGSQYTQLIARRIREVGVYCEIYAWDITDEDIRAFDPNGIILSGGPESVTGGEGSPRAPGLVFELNVPVLGICYGMQTMAEQFGGRVQGSNVQEFGYAQVRLHGQNDFFRDIRDHVDHGDGASLLDVWMSHGDKVVELPPGFECIASTPSCPIAGMRSLDKPFYGIQFHPEVTHTLQGTRMFEHFANDICGCESLWTPANIIDDAINRVRQQVGSDKVLLGLSGGVDSSVVAALLHKAIGDQLTCVFVDNGLLRKHEGDQVMDMFARNMGVKVIRADAEERFLDKLKGVSDPEAKRKVIGNMFIEVFDEEATKLKDVNWLAQGTIYPDVIESAASKTGKAHVIKSHHNVGGLPDDMKMSLVEPLRELFKDEVRKIGVELGLPYDMVYRHPFPGPGLGVRILGEVKKEYADILREADAIFIEELHNADWYHKTSQAFAVFLPVKSVGVVGDARRYEWVIALRAVETIDFMTARWAHLPYELLETVSNRIINEISGVSRVTYDVSSKPPATIEWE